Below is a genomic region from Pseudomonas berkeleyensis.
CCTGGCCCTGATGTTCGGCGGCGCCTTCGGTTTCGCCATCCTCGCCCTGGCCATCGGCGTCACCCGCTTCTGGCGGGCGATCAGCCCCGCCGACACACAAGCGCTCGCCAGTGGAGCCGCCGTAGCGGAAGCCTCCGGTGCGGTGCTCAAGCTCAAGTACCTCGACGGTGGCCATGGCGAAGGCTGCAACAACGAAAGCGACCGTTTCACCCTCTGGCGCCGCCGCTTCCACCACTTCACCTTCTACGGCTTCATGCTGTGCCTGGCCTCCACCAGCGTGGCCACGCTCTACCACTACCTGCTCGGCCTGCAGGCGCCCTATCCACTGCTCAGCCTGCCGGTGGTACTCGGCACGCTGGGCGGCATCGGCCTGCTGATCGGACCTGCCGGGCTGCTGTGGCTCAACTATCGCCGTGACCCGGAACATGGTGACCGTGCCCAGGCGCCCATGGATCGCGGCTTCATCGTGCTGCTGTTTCTGATCAGCCTGACCGGCTTGGCCTTGCTGGCCTGGCGGGATACCGGTGCGATGGCCCTGTTGCTGGCGATCCACCTGGGCATGGTGATGGCGTTCTTCCTGACCATGCCGTACGGCAAGTTCGCCCACGGCATCTTCCGTAGCGCGGCGCTGCTCAAGCACGCGATCGAGAAGCGCCAGCCGGACAACCTCAAGCTCGGCAGCGACTGAGCCTGTACCCCATACCGGCGGGATGCACCGTGCATCCCGCCCGTTGCCCCGACGCCGCCAGCGGTGTCCCCCAGCCTGAACCACAATAAAACTCCACAGGAGAACACATGAAAAACCGCCTCACCTGCGCCGCGCTGCTGACCTCCGGTCTGCTTGCCGCCGGCATGGCACTCGCCGAACCCAAACGCCCCGAATGCATCGCACCAGCAAAGCCCGGTGGCGGTTTCGACATCACCTGCAAGATCGCCCAGAGCGGCCTGAAAGACAGCGGCCTGCTCAAGGCGCCCATGCGCGTCACCTACATGCCCGGTGGCATCGGCGCCGTCGCCTACAACGCAGTGGTCGCACTACGGCCGAAAGAACCCGGCGTCATCACCGCCTGGTCGAGTGGTTCGCTGCTGAATCTGGCGCAAGGCAAGTTCGGTCGCTATGACGAAAAGGCCGTGCGCTGGCTCGCCGCCATCGGCACCGATTACGGCGCGATTACCGTGCACCGCGACTCGCCGCTGCAAACCTTCGATGACCTGATCAAACAACTGGAAAAGGCACCATCGGAACTGGTCATCGGCGCCGGCGGCACCGTCGGCAGCCAGGACTGGATGCAGGCGGCGCTGGTCGCCCGCAGTGCGCATATCGATCCACAGGCTCTGCGCTACGTGGCCTTCGAGGGCGGCGGCGAGCCCATGACGGCGCTGCTCGGTGGCCACGTGCAGGCCATCGTCAGCGGTTTTGGCGAAGCCACGGCGCAGCTGGAAGCAGGCAATGTGCGCATCCTCGCCGTGATGGCCGAAGAACGCCTGCCGGGAAAACTCGCGGATATTCCCACCGCGAAAGAGCAAGGTTATGACGTCGTCTGGCCTATCGTGCGCGGCTTCTACATGGGCCCCGAGGTCAGCGACGAGGACTTCGCCTGGTGGCAGGAGCGCTTCGAAACCCTGCTGGCCGAGGAAGGCTTCGACAAGACCCGCGAGCAGTTCGACCTGCTGCCCTTTGCCAAGACAGGCAAAGAGCTGGAGCAGTTCGTCCATGAACAGGTGGCCGAGTACAAGGTGCTGGCGAACGAGTTTGGCTTACTGCGCTAACGCCCGAGCTGTTCTGGCTCCGATCAGGAACCACGTTTAGCCCGCCCCGTGCGGGCTTTTTTATGCGTCACCACTGCAATTGCAGAGCACTGTCGAACTCACGCGGCAGGCTGCTCACGGGGTCGACGAAACGCAACCCCCGCGCCAACAGTTTGAGCGGTTTGCCGTAGTCGTCCGGCTGGTTCCGCGACGCCTGCAACTCGGGGTAGAAATCATCGCCCACGATAGGCGCGCCAAGCCCGGCCAGATGTACTCGCAGCTGGTGCTTTCTGCCCGTCACCGGTGACAGGCCGTACCGCCACAGTCCGCCACGTTGTTCCAGCACCTCGATCAGCGTCTCGCTATTGGCCTCGCCAACCACCTCCTGCATGCGGAAGAACGGCTCGCCATCGACCATGCGCGAACGATGCAGGTAGGGAAACTGCAGTTGCGGCAGTGCCGGGGCGATGGCCTCGTAGCGCTTCTCCACCTGCCGCTCACGAAACAGCGCCTGATACTGACCGCGACTGCTCGGGTTCACCGAAAACAGCACCAGCCCGGCAGTCAGCCGGTCGATGCGATGGATCGGCACCAGGTCAGGATTGCCGGTGCGCCTGACCAGCCGCGCCAGCAGGGTCTGTTCGACGTATTCACCGGCCGGCATGACTGGCAGGAAATGCGGCTTGTCCGCGACCAATAGGTGTTCGTCCTGCCATAGCACCTGTTCTTCGAAGGGAATCGGCGTTTCGTTCGGCACTTCGCGGAAGTAACGCACCTTGAGCCCGACGCGGTAAGGATGCTCGGGGCCGATAGGCGCACCCGCGCCATCCAGCACCTTGTTCGTCGTCATGCGCTGCAACCAGGTAGCACGATCGATGGCCGGAAAGTGATCGCACAGGCAATCGAGCACCGTTGCCCAGTCGCCCTGAGGCAAGTGAAGGGTGCTGGGGCGCATGGCGGGGCTGGGCATTGCGGGAAACACTCGACGAATCCGGAGGGGCGAATTAGGCCGCAGTCGTTGCACTCAGTCAAAGCAAACGGCTTGAGCGGGCGTCCGGCTGTGGCTATGGTGGCCGCTCGTATTTGGAGAGACTCATGTCCACCACCCGTTCCCTGCTCACCAGCATCGCCCTACTCCCGCTCCTGGCCGCCTGCCAGGTCTACACCGGCAAGCCAGAAGGCCCGCCTCCGGCCACCCGTCTGCAGGGCCAGGTGCAGGTCGAGAATGGCCAGCTGACCTTCATCCCCTGCCAGGAGCAACGCCGCTTCGTGCTGGCCGATGCCGGCAACACCGGTATCGAGCGCGAAGCCAGCCAACTCGGCAATGATCTGTTCGCCGACCTGGCAGGCCGCCTGGGCGGCAGTCAGGGCAAAGGCAACGACGGGCGCTTCGAAATCAGCCAGATCTATCGCCTGCAGAGCGAAGGCCATGGCTGCGACGATCTCAACTTCAAGCGCCTGACCCTGCGCGCCAGCGGCAACGAGCCGTTCTGGCAAGTGGAAGTCGGCAGCAAGGGCCTGGTACTCAACCGCCCCGAGCATGAGCCGCTGGCTCTGCCCTATCTGGAAGAACAACTGCCGGACGGCCGCCTCAACTTCAGCAGCGAAGCCAACGGCCAGCGTCTCGACCTGTGGCTGGCGCCGCAGCGTTGCGTCGACGGCATGAGTGGCGCCGTCAATCACCTCAGCGCCGAGCTGCGTCTCGACGGCCAGGTGATGCGTGGCTGCGCGCACTTCGGCGGCGCACGTAACTGACCGTTGAACTGTGGGTGATCCTGCGCAGGGTCACCCGCACGAAGCGTGCGACCGCGCTAACCGCTAGCCCAGACTGCCGGCGAAGCGCCGCGCATAATCTTCCCGCTCGAAGGCCTCGACCACGAAGTCGATGAAGCTGCGCGTCTTGCCCGGCAGCAACTGACGGCTGGGGTAATACAGCGACAACGCGCCGGCATCCGCCCACCAGCGTGGCAGCACCCGCACCAGCTCACCCGACTCCAGCCAGGGCAACACATCGGGTACGGCAAGCATCGCCACCCCCAGGCCCAGCAACGCAGCTTCTCGCACGGCCGCAGGATCATTGACCACGATGGTTTCTCGCATCGCGGCGGCCACCTCATCGCCCTGCACGGTGCGCATGTTCCAGGTGCGGATACGCCCCGAAGAAAGGGAGCGCATGACGATGCCATCCAGCTCGATCAACCCCGAAGGATCGGCTGGCAGCGGATGACGGGCCAGATAAGCGGGCGAAGCGAAGGCGATGACATGCAGCGCAGCCAGCGTTCGGGCAACCACGCCAGTCGCCAGTTCGAAGCCGCCGCCAATGGCCGCATCGTAGCCTTCGGCAATCAGATCGACCGCACGGTTCTCGAAGTGCCACTCGGGCCGTACACGGGGATAGCGCTGGAGAAACTCGGGCAATAGCGGCAGCAGGTAATCGAGCCCGAAGGATGGCGCCACGCTGATCTTGAGCACGCCGGCCGGCTGGCCATCATCGGCGGATACGGCAGCGATGGCGTTCTGCAGGGACTTCAGGTTGTCGCCAATAGCGGCCAGGAAGGCCTCTCCCGCCTCGGTCAGCGTCAGCTTGCGTGTCGAGCGCTGGAATAGCCGTACGCCCAGGTTGCGCTCCAGCATGGCAACATTGCGGCTCACCGCTGCCGGCGTCAGAGCAAGGCGACGTGCAGCCGCCGAGAAGCTGCCGCTCTCGGCACTGCGTACGAAGGATTCAAGATTGGCGAGCGTTTCCATGGCACGATCTTAAATAGATACTTGAAGATAATCCAAATGATTAGCCGCTAATCAAAGAGCAATGAAAACACCATAGTCACTCCACCGAATGTCTCGGCAATCAAACGGAGTGAACCATGAGCAACGTAATTTCTTCCCAACCCCTTCCTCTGGCCGGCAAGACGGCTCTCGTAACAGGCGGCTCTCGCTCCATCGGCGCAGCTATCGCCAAACGCCTGGCCGCCGACGGTGCGCAGGTTGCCTTCACCTACAATGGCTCGCCCCAACAGGCCAAGGAAACCGCAGCGGCCATCGAGTCGGCAGGTGGGCGCGTGCTGGCGATCCAGGCCAACGCAGCCGATCCCGAGGCCGTGCGTGCCGCCGTCGCGCAGACGGTAGAAGCATTCGGCGGCCTCGACATTCTGGTGAATAACGCCGGTGTCGGCGTGTTCAGTCAGTTCGAAGAAACCAGCTTCGAGGATTACCAGAAGATGCTCGCGGTCAACGTGACCGGTGTATTCGTCGCCACCCAGGAAGCGGTAAGGCACATGCAGGCAGGCGGCCGCGTCATCCACATCGCCAGCTCGGTCACCAAGTACGCCGGTGTACCCGGACTTGCCGCCTACAGCCTGACCAAAGGCGCCGTCGCCGGTTTCAACCGCAGCCTGGCACATGATCTGGGGCCACGCGGGATTACGGTCAACAGCATCCACCCAGGGCCAGTGAACACCGACATGAACCCGACCGATAGCGAGGTTGCCCAGCTCCTGACGCCTCGTATGGCAGTGGGCCGCTACGGAGAGCCACACGAAATTGCCAGCCTCGTGGCATTCATCGCCAGCCCGCAAGCCTCGTTCATCACCGGTGCGGACATCCTCGCAGACGGCGGGTTGACCTCCTAAGTGCGCCGGGGCAGGCCAGTCGGCCTGCCCCATGGTTTTCCGCCACCTCAGGTCTCAAGGAGTCCCAGCATGAGCAAGTTGCCCTCCATCAGCATCATCGGCGCCGGCCATATCGGCGCGGCTTTCGCTCGCGCCCTGGCGCGTC
It encodes:
- the tcuB gene encoding tricarballylate utilization 4Fe-4S protein TcuB — its product is MQIASPSKSAEQQNLIPLLNVHEAEVDRQMHICNACRYCEGFCAVFPAMTRRLDFAKADVHYLANLCHNCGACLHACQYAAPHEFAVNVPQAMAKVRLNTYVEYAWPGKLGTLYERNGLTLSLALAGSLALFLLLTLLVKGTLFPGPLAGNFYAIFPHNTLALMFGGAFGFAILALAIGVTRFWRAISPADTQALASGAAVAEASGAVLKLKYLDGGHGEGCNNESDRFTLWRRRFHHFTFYGFMLCLASTSVATLYHYLLGLQAPYPLLSLPVVLGTLGGIGLLIGPAGLLWLNYRRDPEHGDRAQAPMDRGFIVLLFLISLTGLALLAWRDTGAMALLLAIHLGMVMAFFLTMPYGKFAHGIFRSAALLKHAIEKRQPDNLKLGSD
- a CDS encoding Bug family tripartite tricarboxylate transporter substrate binding protein → MKNRLTCAALLTSGLLAAGMALAEPKRPECIAPAKPGGGFDITCKIAQSGLKDSGLLKAPMRVTYMPGGIGAVAYNAVVALRPKEPGVITAWSSGSLLNLAQGKFGRYDEKAVRWLAAIGTDYGAITVHRDSPLQTFDDLIKQLEKAPSELVIGAGGTVGSQDWMQAALVARSAHIDPQALRYVAFEGGGEPMTALLGGHVQAIVSGFGEATAQLEAGNVRILAVMAEERLPGKLADIPTAKEQGYDVVWPIVRGFYMGPEVSDEDFAWWQERFETLLAEEGFDKTREQFDLLPFAKTGKELEQFVHEQVAEYKVLANEFGLLR
- a CDS encoding RluA family pseudouridine synthase yields the protein MPSPAMRPSTLHLPQGDWATVLDCLCDHFPAIDRATWLQRMTTNKVLDGAGAPIGPEHPYRVGLKVRYFREVPNETPIPFEEQVLWQDEHLLVADKPHFLPVMPAGEYVEQTLLARLVRRTGNPDLVPIHRIDRLTAGLVLFSVNPSSRGQYQALFRERQVEKRYEAIAPALPQLQFPYLHRSRMVDGEPFFRMQEVVGEANSETLIEVLEQRGGLWRYGLSPVTGRKHQLRVHLAGLGAPIVGDDFYPELQASRNQPDDYGKPLKLLARGLRFVDPVSSLPREFDSALQLQW
- a CDS encoding COG3650 family protein, translated to MSTTRSLLTSIALLPLLAACQVYTGKPEGPPPATRLQGQVQVENGQLTFIPCQEQRRFVLADAGNTGIEREASQLGNDLFADLAGRLGGSQGKGNDGRFEISQIYRLQSEGHGCDDLNFKRLTLRASGNEPFWQVEVGSKGLVLNRPEHEPLALPYLEEQLPDGRLNFSSEANGQRLDLWLAPQRCVDGMSGAVNHLSAELRLDGQVMRGCAHFGGARN
- a CDS encoding LysR family transcriptional regulator, translating into METLANLESFVRSAESGSFSAAARRLALTPAAVSRNVAMLERNLGVRLFQRSTRKLTLTEAGEAFLAAIGDNLKSLQNAIAAVSADDGQPAGVLKISVAPSFGLDYLLPLLPEFLQRYPRVRPEWHFENRAVDLIAEGYDAAIGGGFELATGVVARTLAALHVIAFASPAYLARHPLPADPSGLIELDGIVMRSLSSGRIRTWNMRTVQGDEVAAAMRETIVVNDPAAVREAALLGLGVAMLAVPDVLPWLESGELVRVLPRWWADAGALSLYYPSRQLLPGKTRSFIDFVVEAFEREDYARRFAGSLG
- a CDS encoding SDR family NAD(P)-dependent oxidoreductase, whose translation is MSNVISSQPLPLAGKTALVTGGSRSIGAAIAKRLAADGAQVAFTYNGSPQQAKETAAAIESAGGRVLAIQANAADPEAVRAAVAQTVEAFGGLDILVNNAGVGVFSQFEETSFEDYQKMLAVNVTGVFVATQEAVRHMQAGGRVIHIASSVTKYAGVPGLAAYSLTKGAVAGFNRSLAHDLGPRGITVNSIHPGPVNTDMNPTDSEVAQLLTPRMAVGRYGEPHEIASLVAFIASPQASFITGADILADGGLTS